A genomic stretch from Meiothermus sp. CFH 77666 includes:
- a CDS encoding TIGR02710 family CRISPR-associated CARF protein, translating into MNRKKEQLRELWTRYKSLLGQTNANRAEPSPQAKEAKELYETQIWPLTKEGFTDRGQERYAASFHTVGTTPEPVILSARALDAEKVYLLHTKDTEKLCERIRSELGWGVDRVKPLLVSRSDPEDIYRQVREQVDRINPAEPVAFDPTGGTKAMVSGLAMFAFSLAEEGRVAHVYYVDNEEYDEQLRRPVAGTEFLKRLENPRDVIPDWLCNRAKEAYLQGDFSRAKKNFIQAAEREDKAHSLEAVLSEAYESLDSAQFAQAKAKLEELLNLLQKHPYKQSPLAKYTDAIAAQKEGLEAVIRLADALSGKERSIAPLAEPTTAAWTLAALDFMATRRLDAGRIAEAVLLRYRALEFFLQHRLALRGLDTAKPDYQKLCETVQMSLEDLQNKYQAERAKAGLKSEEKLEQKTAVDFVTAFFLLRALGDEATLAVNPNKLVGLAKARNSSVFAHGFEPPKQGMADDLVHVLQALVEKGVLPQVAYNPIPLA; encoded by the coding sequence ATGAACCGAAAGAAGGAGCAACTGCGGGAGCTTTGGACTCGGTATAAGAGCCTCTTGGGCCAGACAAACGCAAACCGAGCGGAGCCGTCTCCTCAGGCCAAAGAAGCTAAAGAGCTGTACGAAACACAAATCTGGCCCCTTACTAAAGAGGGTTTTACCGACCGAGGACAAGAGCGGTATGCGGCTTCCTTCCATACAGTAGGGACAACGCCAGAGCCTGTTATCCTTTCTGCTCGAGCGCTAGACGCTGAGAAGGTGTATTTGTTGCACACCAAAGACACCGAAAAACTTTGCGAACGGATCCGCTCCGAGTTGGGTTGGGGTGTTGATCGCGTCAAACCCCTCTTGGTAAGCCGCAGCGACCCAGAGGACATCTACAGGCAAGTGCGGGAGCAAGTAGACCGAATCAATCCAGCCGAACCCGTTGCTTTTGACCCGACTGGGGGTACCAAAGCCATGGTTTCGGGGCTGGCTATGTTTGCCTTTTCGTTAGCAGAAGAAGGTCGGGTAGCGCATGTTTACTATGTGGACAACGAAGAGTACGACGAACAACTTCGCCGCCCGGTAGCCGGAACCGAGTTCTTGAAGCGCCTCGAGAATCCCCGTGATGTAATACCCGACTGGCTCTGTAACCGTGCTAAGGAAGCGTATTTGCAAGGGGATTTTTCACGGGCAAAAAAGAACTTTATCCAAGCAGCGGAGCGAGAAGATAAGGCGCACAGCCTCGAGGCGGTTTTGTCGGAGGCTTACGAGTCCTTGGATTCCGCGCAGTTTGCACAGGCGAAAGCAAAGCTAGAGGAGCTGCTCAATCTTTTACAAAAGCACCCATACAAACAAAGCCCCCTTGCCAAGTACACGGACGCAATTGCCGCCCAAAAAGAGGGGCTCGAGGCCGTTATTCGGCTTGCGGATGCGCTGTCCGGCAAAGAACGGAGCATAGCCCCACTTGCCGAGCCAACAACGGCGGCTTGGACGCTGGCTGCTCTCGACTTCATGGCCACGCGTCGGCTCGATGCAGGCCGTATTGCCGAAGCCGTGTTGCTCCGCTACCGGGCCCTCGAGTTCTTCTTGCAGCACCGCTTGGCCCTGAGGGGCTTGGATACCGCCAAACCCGACTACCAAAAACTTTGCGAGACGGTTCAGATGAGCCTCGAGGATTTGCAAAACAAATATCAAGCTGAACGCGCGAAGGCGGGTCTGAAATCTGAGGAAAAGCTGGAACAGAAGACAGCCGTAGACTTTGTCACTGCTTTCTTCCTGCTTAGAGCCCTGGGGGATGAGGCTACCCTGGCAGTCAACCCCAACAAACTGGTGGGTCTGGCAAAGGCCCGCAACAGCTCGGTATTTGCACATGGGTTTGAGCCGCCCAAACAGGGTATGGCGGACGATCTTGTCCACGTATTACAAGCGCTAGTGGAAAAAGGAGTGCTACCCCAGGTGGCATACAATCCGATTCCCCTTGCATGA
- a CDS encoding ABC transporter ATP-binding protein → MSGETRNWPRQTGRFQTSADPHEAAASPTAREPLAAFGVSFSYRNQAVLREVTLELRPGEWLALLGPNGAGKSTLLRLMAGLLQPGAGEVRLGSEPLARLSSWARGQQIAFLPQNGGYPEDLTVEEVVMLGRTPHLGLLGRAGKADWAAVEWAMGETQVAAFRHRLLPTLSGGERQRVLLARALAARPQFLLLDEPTNHLDLHHQAEFIGLLAGLRAQGMGILTVLHDPNLARRADRVAFLHQGQLTALGSPLEVLREPLLQSVYGGWVRVHEVGGEPVVLLGG, encoded by the coding sequence ATGAGCGGGGAAACCAGAAACTGGCCGAGGCAGACAGGAAGGTTCCAGACCTCGGCCGATCCGCACGAGGCGGCAGCTTCGCCAACGGCCCGCGAGCCCCTTGCTGCTTTCGGCGTATCGTTCTCCTACCGCAACCAGGCGGTGCTGCGGGAGGTGACCCTCGAGCTCCGCCCCGGCGAGTGGCTGGCCCTGCTGGGCCCCAACGGGGCGGGAAAGAGCACCCTGCTGCGCCTGATGGCGGGGTTGCTCCAGCCCGGCGCAGGCGAGGTGCGGCTGGGTAGCGAGCCGCTGGCGCGGCTCTCGAGCTGGGCGCGGGGCCAGCAAATTGCTTTTTTGCCGCAAAACGGCGGCTACCCCGAAGACCTCACGGTGGAGGAGGTGGTGATGCTGGGGCGCACCCCGCACCTGGGGTTGCTGGGCCGGGCCGGGAAGGCCGACTGGGCCGCGGTTGAATGGGCCATGGGAGAGACCCAGGTGGCCGCCTTTCGCCACCGCCTGCTGCCCACCCTTTCCGGCGGGGAGCGCCAGCGGGTGTTGCTGGCCCGGGCGCTGGCCGCCCGCCCGCAGTTTTTGCTCTTAGATGAGCCCACCAACCACCTCGACCTGCACCACCAGGCCGAATTCATTGGCTTGTTGGCGGGCTTGCGGGCCCAGGGCATGGGCATCCTGACGGTGCTGCACGACCCCAACCTGGCCCGCCGGGCGGATCGGGTGGCCTTTTTGCACCAGGGTCAACTCACCGCCCTGGGCAGCCCCCTCGAGGTGCTCCGGGAGCCCCTCTTGCAGTCGGTGTACGGGGGCTGGGTGCGGGTGCATGAGGTGGGGGGCGAGCCGGTGGTGCTTCTGGGAGGGTAG
- the cas2 gene encoding CRISPR-associated endonuclease Cas2 codes for MPAERFYTIAYDIPDDGRRVKVANTLKSFGERVQLSVFECWLNPTQLQELKRLLQKKADLTQDSVRIYPIGGTVEVLGQGRLTEDPDYLIL; via the coding sequence ATGCCCGCCGAACGTTTTTACACCATTGCCTACGACATCCCCGACGATGGCCGCCGGGTCAAGGTGGCCAACACCCTCAAAAGCTTTGGCGAGCGCGTACAGCTCTCGGTGTTCGAGTGCTGGCTGAACCCGACCCAACTCCAGGAACTCAAACGGCTTTTGCAAAAAAAGGCCGATCTCACCCAGGATAGCGTCCGCATCTACCCCATTGGGGGCACGGTAGAGGTGCTGGGCCAGGGCCGCCTCACCGAAGACCCCGACTACCTGATTCTCTAA
- a CDS encoding TIGR02710 family CRISPR-associated CARF protein, producing the protein METQTHKVLILTVGQTLEPLEFALTEHAPLKGVVFVASQSSYPVAGDLLKRYGGQFNHHTLLISDHEDLNEAYRKGIEALQKALEWDGRPILADISGGTKTMVAGLTLALSGKGVTFSYVGGSQRDAQGRVVSGSERIRLLEDPTQRYGLREWEGFRRAWNGADFIAAQDFLSELLARPLTPSEQRFYTHLKGVAEAMLHWDLFRHKAAWQKLEAHLEPALTIAEAWGHGAKVRVLEGLQEAQARLRQILDKEGKPTRALLSDLLANAERRVARGRYDDALARLYRAVELAAEADLYERTGIELRQASTYPDSLREFAGRKAPGLKEALGLIFEMDSRLGHSGTLAQRLYGDYSNQLQGLLQQRHQSILAHGIKPVKPEALEGLQAYLRGLGLEPAPAWPAF; encoded by the coding sequence ATGGAAACCCAGACCCACAAAGTGCTGATCCTAACCGTAGGGCAGACCCTCGAGCCGCTCGAGTTCGCCCTGACCGAACACGCGCCGCTCAAGGGGGTGGTTTTTGTGGCGAGCCAGTCGAGCTATCCGGTAGCGGGCGATTTGCTCAAGCGGTACGGCGGCCAGTTCAATCACCATACCCTGCTCATCAGCGACCACGAAGACCTGAACGAAGCCTACCGCAAGGGCATTGAGGCCCTGCAAAAAGCCCTCGAGTGGGATGGAAGGCCCATCCTGGCGGATATTTCCGGGGGCACCAAAACCATGGTGGCGGGCCTTACCCTGGCCTTGAGCGGAAAGGGAGTGACCTTTAGCTATGTGGGCGGCAGCCAGCGCGACGCCCAGGGGCGGGTGGTGAGCGGCAGTGAGCGCATACGCCTGCTGGAAGACCCCACCCAGCGCTACGGCCTGCGGGAGTGGGAGGGCTTTCGGCGGGCCTGGAATGGGGCCGACTTCATTGCCGCTCAGGACTTTTTGAGCGAGCTGCTGGCCCGGCCCCTGACCCCCTCGGAGCAGCGCTTTTATACCCACCTGAAAGGGGTGGCGGAGGCCATGCTGCACTGGGATCTGTTTCGCCATAAGGCGGCCTGGCAGAAGCTGGAGGCGCACCTCGAGCCCGCCCTGACCATTGCCGAAGCCTGGGGGCACGGGGCCAAGGTGCGGGTGCTGGAGGGGCTGCAGGAGGCCCAGGCCCGCCTGCGCCAGATTTTGGACAAAGAAGGTAAGCCCACCCGTGCTTTGCTCTCGGACTTGCTTGCCAATGCCGAGCGGCGGGTGGCGCGGGGGCGCTACGACGACGCCCTGGCCAGGCTCTACCGAGCGGTGGAGCTGGCTGCCGAGGCCGACCTGTACGAGCGCACCGGCATTGAGCTGCGACAGGCTTCTACCTACCCCGACTCGCTCCGAGAGTTTGCAGGTCGCAAAGCGCCCGGCCTGAAGGAAGCTCTTGGGCTAATTTTTGAAATGGACAGCCGCCTGGGCCATAGCGGAACCCTGGCCCAGCGCCTGTACGGCGATTACTCAAACCAGCTCCAGGGCTTGCTGCAACAGCGGCACCAGAGCATCCTGGCCCACGGAATCAAGCCGGTTAAGCCGGAGGCCCTCGAGGGTTTGCAGGCCTACCTGCGGGGCCTGGGCCTCGAGCCTGCCCCGGCCTGGCCTGCTTTTTAG
- the cas6 gene encoding CRISPR-associated endoribonuclease Cas6, with product MILAAIVLTLEGPARPHPDGWRGLVYGLLKQIDPDLHSAQPNPFSLSLGGHEGAWWVRVGILQESLYARLSPHLFGLMGQTVRLKEPFRVTAVLQEEHPWASVSSYPRLFQGQAGASLGLQFASPTFFRRKGQSYPLPEPKLVFDSLAQRWNAFAPARVPEELQESWERMTIARFQGHTQAIRPNPDERGVGFVGRVVYYLPAASPVETQWMQALGRFAFYAGVGAKTSLGFGRVRGFDPLRDSGRTDEPKEGATAGALDSV from the coding sequence ATGATTCTCGCTGCGATTGTGCTGACCCTCGAGGGCCCCGCCCGCCCCCACCCCGACGGCTGGCGGGGGCTGGTGTATGGCCTGCTGAAGCAGATAGACCCCGACCTCCACAGCGCCCAGCCCAACCCCTTCAGCCTCTCGCTGGGGGGCCACGAGGGGGCCTGGTGGGTGCGGGTGGGCATTTTGCAGGAAAGCCTGTATGCCCGGCTCTCGCCCCACCTGTTTGGGCTAATGGGCCAGACCGTCCGGCTCAAGGAGCCGTTTCGGGTTACGGCGGTGTTGCAGGAGGAGCACCCCTGGGCCAGCGTGAGCAGCTACCCCCGGCTCTTCCAGGGCCAGGCCGGCGCCAGCCTGGGCCTCCAGTTCGCCAGCCCCACCTTCTTCCGCCGCAAAGGGCAAAGCTACCCTCTGCCCGAGCCAAAGCTGGTTTTCGACTCCCTGGCCCAGCGCTGGAACGCCTTCGCCCCCGCCAGGGTGCCCGAGGAACTCCAGGAAAGCTGGGAGCGCATGACCATCGCCCGTTTCCAGGGCCATACCCAGGCCATAAGGCCCAACCCCGACGAGCGTGGGGTGGGCTTTGTGGGGCGGGTGGTCTACTACCTGCCCGCCGCCAGTCCGGTGGAGACCCAGTGGATGCAAGCCCTGGGGCGGTTTGCCTTTTACGCCGGAGTGGGGGCCAAGACCAGTCTGGGGTTTGGGCGGGTGCGGGGGTTTGACCCTTTGCGAGACAGTGGGAGGACTGATGAACCGAAAGAAGGAGCAACTGCGGGAGCTTTGGACTCGGTATAA
- a CDS encoding type II toxin-antitoxin system VapC family toxin, with translation MVLDSSVLLQLIFAEPGHQETLERLLGAEVRLVGAPTLVELGMVVSSRLGPDNLYLLNELLLRLEVRVVPFEASHVYEALSAFRRYGKGRHPAALNFGDCLSYAVAKVSGLPLAYVGDDFAQTDLA, from the coding sequence ATGGTACTGGATAGCTCGGTCTTGCTACAACTTATCTTTGCCGAGCCGGGGCACCAGGAAACGTTAGAGCGCCTTCTTGGGGCCGAGGTGCGCTTGGTTGGAGCGCCCACACTGGTCGAGTTGGGTATGGTGGTGAGCAGCCGACTAGGGCCCGATAATCTGTACCTGCTTAACGAACTTCTGCTGCGTCTCGAGGTTCGGGTGGTTCCCTTCGAGGCAAGCCACGTATACGAAGCCCTATCAGCCTTCCGCCGCTACGGCAAGGGCCGCCATCCAGCAGCGCTTAACTTCGGCGACTGCCTGAGTTACGCGGTGGCCAAGGTAAGCGGTCTGCCCCTGGCCTATGTGGGTGACGACTTCGCCCAGACCGATCTGGCATGA
- a CDS encoding putative toxin-antitoxin system toxin component, PIN family, whose translation MRVVLDTNVFVSSLLSKPGSITRRIRKAWEKGAFEVCTSEYQIAEIRRILNQKFGNLIAPNERAQLIAEIRKACLVIKPKQRRGLSKDDDDSPLLDLAIEARAQYMVSGDEHMVSVKHKRLKILTPAQFLKQIKKSL comes from the coding sequence ATGCGTGTAGTGCTGGATACCAACGTATTTGTGTCCAGCCTGCTGTCTAAACCGGGAAGCATTACGCGTCGTATCCGCAAAGCCTGGGAAAAAGGTGCTTTTGAAGTTTGCACCTCTGAGTACCAAATTGCAGAAATACGGCGAATCCTGAACCAAAAGTTCGGAAACTTGATCGCCCCTAACGAACGCGCCCAACTGATAGCGGAAATACGCAAAGCCTGCCTTGTGATAAAACCCAAACAAAGGCGCGGCCTTTCCAAAGACGACGATGACAGCCCACTGCTCGACTTGGCTATAGAAGCACGCGCACAATACATGGTAAGTGGAGACGAGCATATGGTTTCGGTCAAGCATAAGCGTCTAAAAATCCTCACTCCAGCACAATTTTTGAAGCAAATCAAAAAATCGTTGTAG
- a CDS encoding recombinase family protein, with the protein MQEESNRRYVTAQGGELVATYQEVDSRANPSRAGFDRLLADVRADMFDAVVAYKVGRVGRLAFISLQFAEELQRAGLEVHGAKTGAYNLKRLTDRFRYQMVAKK; encoded by the coding sequence GTGCAGGAAGAGTCCAACCGCAGGTATGTGACAGCCCAGGGCGGTGAGTTGGTGGCTACCTACCAGGAGGTGGACTCGAGGGCCAACCCCAGCCGGGCCGGTTTTGACCGGCTTCTGGCAGATGTTAGGGCGGACATGTTTGATGCAGTAGTGGCCTACAAGGTGGGCCGGGTCGGGCGGCTGGCCTTCATTTCGCTTCAGTTTGCTGAAGAGCTGCAACGGGCTGGTCTGGAAGTTCACGGGGCCAAGACCGGGGCCTACAACCTGAAGCGGCTCACAGACCGATTCCGCTACCAGATGGTCGCAAAAAAATAG
- the cas1 gene encoding CRISPR-associated endonuclease Cas1 — translation MTLHLTEQSATLRLRQGRLLVELDEQTLAQLPARKVRGVVVWGNVRLTTPALAFLLRQEVPVLYATLEGQLYGQATAPQSLPPEVLRAQLQAQLNPLPLALGFVEGKLRSAISVLERLARQFLVAPHLQELRAALEALPQVAHLQALRGAEGNAARAYFGGLQQALSPFGFTGRNRRPPTDAVNAALSYGYMVLLGRTLLALHLAGLHPELGLLHAEGRRAAALAFDLMEEFRVPVVDAVVVGAFLRAELHPQKHSEAKGGGVYLNDAGRKTLLRLLEARFAQEAQHPRGFRQTYQTLIETQAARLKAALLGREPYTPFYLWR, via the coding sequence ATGACCCTCCACCTCACCGAGCAATCCGCCACCCTGCGCCTACGCCAGGGCCGCTTGCTGGTGGAGCTGGACGAACAAACCCTGGCCCAGCTCCCGGCCCGCAAGGTGCGGGGGGTGGTGGTCTGGGGCAATGTGCGCCTCACCACCCCGGCCCTGGCCTTTTTACTCCGGCAGGAAGTCCCGGTACTGTACGCCACCCTGGAAGGCCAGCTCTACGGCCAGGCCACCGCCCCCCAGAGCCTGCCCCCGGAGGTGCTGCGGGCCCAGTTACAGGCCCAGCTCAACCCCCTGCCCCTGGCCCTGGGGTTTGTCGAGGGCAAGCTGCGTTCGGCCATCTCGGTGCTGGAGCGCCTGGCCCGGCAGTTCCTGGTAGCGCCCCACCTTCAGGAACTGCGAGCAGCCCTGGAGGCCCTGCCCCAGGTTGCCCACCTGCAGGCCCTCCGGGGCGCAGAGGGCAATGCCGCCAGGGCCTACTTCGGCGGCCTGCAACAGGCCCTGTCGCCCTTTGGCTTTACCGGGCGCAACCGCCGCCCCCCCACCGACGCCGTGAATGCGGCCCTCTCATATGGCTACATGGTGCTCCTGGGCCGCACCCTGCTGGCTTTGCACCTGGCCGGGCTGCACCCCGAACTCGGCCTGCTGCACGCCGAGGGCCGCCGGGCGGCAGCACTGGCCTTCGACCTGATGGAGGAGTTTCGGGTTCCGGTGGTAGACGCCGTGGTGGTAGGGGCGTTTTTGCGGGCCGAGCTTCACCCCCAAAAGCACAGCGAGGCCAAAGGTGGCGGTGTGTACCTGAACGACGCCGGCCGCAAAACCCTCTTGCGCTTGCTGGAGGCCCGCTTTGCCCAGGAAGCCCAGCACCCCAGGGGCTTCCGCCAAACCTACCAGACGCTTATTGAAACCCAGGCCGCCCGACTCAAGGCCGCCTTGCTGGGCCGCGAACCCTATACACCCTTTTACCTGTGGAGGTGA
- a CDS encoding S24/S26 family peptidase, which yields MVRVRGDSMQGYADDGTLVICYRDGLPERGKVAAVWLAGDGVVIKRYLGVENGLLLLGNNNGAYRAAFEGSEGSTVVGVAIGRFLRG from the coding sequence GTGGTGCGGGTGCGCGGCGACTCCATGCAGGGCTACGCCGATGATGGCACCCTGGTCATCTGCTACCGCGACGGCCTGCCTGAGCGCGGCAAGGTAGCGGCGGTGTGGTTGGCGGGCGACGGTGTGGTGATCAAGCGCTATCTGGGGGTGGAAAACGGCTTACTACTGCTGGGCAACAATAACGGGGCTTACCGGGCCGCATTCGAGGGTTCAGAGGGCAGCACCGTGGTAGGGGTGGCGATTGGTCGGTTTTTGAGGGGGTAG
- a CDS encoding type II toxin-antitoxin system VapB family antitoxin produces MALTVKNPEVERLVEEVARLTGETKTEAIRKALVERKARLLHPQRPRKESVLEFLEDEVWPKLPPESLGKAPTKAEQEEILGFGPEGY; encoded by the coding sequence ATGGCCCTCACCGTGAAAAACCCAGAAGTAGAACGGCTGGTCGAAGAGGTAGCCCGCCTCACGGGTGAAACCAAGACAGAGGCTATCCGCAAGGCCCTTGTGGAGCGTAAGGCCCGGCTATTGCATCCCCAGCGCCCCCGCAAGGAAAGCGTACTGGAGTTTTTAGAGGACGAGGTCTGGCCCAAATTACCACCCGAAAGTCTGGGTAAAGCGCCCACCAAGGCTGAGCAAGAAGAAATCCTGGGCTTTGGCCCAGAAGGCTACTGA